The Methanocella arvoryzae MRE50 genome includes a region encoding these proteins:
- a CDS encoding ribbon-helix-helix protein, CopG family: protein MKSPIRVTISFDEESFENFENLKTDLKVSQSELIRRCIRFYYENRIALGNGNRERTHEYVELLSEGEHVILDVDHWLLFLKMVESSAGQTEFWETHREIARSHAEQLSRKVTTPDALLRRLETCNFFKITTSGNSPKEYTLLTGPGTQRRFIREFLEETFAGMGFNAIIKEDYSKLRVILKEDVVDKQEAQASVSGR, encoded by the coding sequence ATGAAGTCTCCTATCCGGGTTACCATATCCTTCGACGAGGAATCGTTCGAGAACTTTGAGAACCTGAAAACCGATCTCAAAGTCTCCCAGAGTGAGCTTATCCGACGATGTATTAGATTTTATTATGAGAACCGGATAGCGCTTGGTAATGGTAACCGGGAGAGAACCCATGAATATGTAGAGCTGCTTTCCGAAGGAGAGCACGTGATCCTCGACGTCGACCACTGGCTGCTGTTCCTGAAGATGGTAGAAAGCTCGGCTGGTCAGACAGAATTCTGGGAGACTCACAGAGAGATCGCCCGGTCTCACGCGGAACAGCTGAGCAGGAAAGTGACGACACCCGACGCGCTGCTCCGCAGGCTTGAAACTTGCAACTTCTTCAAGATCACGACTTCCGGCAACTCTCCAAAAGAATATACACTGTTAACCGGCCCCGGCACACAGCGGCGCTTCATTCGGGAATTCCTGGAAGAGACCTTTGCAGGCATGGGCTTCAATGCCATCATCAAGGAGGATTACTCTAAGCTTAGAGTAATTCTTAAAGAAGATGTCGTTGATAAGCAGGAAGCTCAAGCCTCAGTTTCAGGCCGTTGA
- a CDS encoding rhodanese-like domain-containing protein translates to MINLYAQQIKEISVDDLQNQMRRRERGYVIVDARELTEYYKGHIPGACSLFDGEMNAIAKNLDKNANIIVYGPGQTTPSPRMEDRLAGDAAMKLSSLGFKNVTVLKGGLQEWANRGNRLDRSEPESIKPAKTSIMSETVRSVEDI, encoded by the coding sequence GTGATAAATTTGTACGCACAGCAGATCAAAGAGATCAGCGTCGACGACCTGCAAAACCAGATGAGGCGCAGAGAGCGTGGATACGTCATTGTAGATGCCAGAGAGTTAACCGAGTATTATAAGGGCCACATTCCCGGCGCATGCTCGCTTTTCGACGGGGAGATGAACGCTATAGCCAAAAACCTGGACAAGAACGCTAATATCATTGTTTATGGTCCCGGCCAGACTACGCCTTCCCCCCGGATGGAAGACAGACTGGCAGGAGACGCGGCAATGAAGCTCTCGAGCCTCGGCTTTAAAAACGTGACAGTCCTCAAGGGTGGCTTGCAGGAATGGGCAAACAGGGGTAACCGGCTGGACCGGTCGGAACCTGAGAGCATCAAGCCGGCTAAAACGTCGATCATGTCGGAAACTGTCCGCAGTGTAGAAGATATCTGA
- a CDS encoding MDR family MFS transporter, with amino-acid sequence MVFPMKTITRLTRTLKYFDRQVWTLFVADIINVLGTSLVNTFLAIYMYTNMGISMTDVGIGFFVSAIIGAVASYIGGSLADSVGRKKILIAGLAMQVGVYLLFSYALDANFSFSYMVIVMAINALVGSLYRPIPEVMVADVVEPSKRVEAYGLLRIGANLGWVIGPVLGGSLLLFMPYSSVFYITALTTFIYLLIAVFLLRDTKPATVKQKLNLKDIKYILSDRVFLFFCILWALMLVPYQQMYTLLSVYSSSYVGLNEFWVGVIFAESGIIVVLTQFAVSAQVKKFRMTTALVVCCLIFAAGFGMLATSTIVVLPFIAVAVLTIAEMIWSPAAATLQANLAPEDRRGGYFGFSSLFTQVGYAIGPLFGGVLKDSMNNNVPSMWLVVGALFVVCSFGFLLLARIVPAKANGTPVKFWKKKTEAVIKVSDK; translated from the coding sequence ATGGTCTTTCCTATGAAAACGATAACCAGGCTAACCAGGACTCTAAAGTATTTTGACAGGCAAGTATGGACGCTGTTCGTTGCAGACATAATCAATGTGCTTGGCACTTCCCTGGTCAACACCTTCCTGGCCATATACATGTACACAAACATGGGCATATCGATGACCGATGTGGGCATCGGCTTTTTCGTATCAGCCATCATAGGTGCCGTCGCATCGTACATAGGCGGTTCGCTCGCAGACTCTGTCGGCCGGAAAAAGATCCTGATCGCAGGCCTGGCTATGCAGGTAGGCGTATATCTGTTATTCAGCTATGCGCTCGATGCTAACTTCTCATTCTCATATATGGTCATAGTTATGGCCATCAATGCGCTGGTTGGAAGCCTTTATAGGCCTATACCAGAAGTCATGGTAGCCGATGTAGTAGAGCCCTCAAAGCGGGTCGAAGCTTACGGTTTGCTTCGTATAGGGGCTAATCTAGGCTGGGTAATAGGACCTGTACTCGGCGGCTCTCTGCTGCTGTTCATGCCTTACTCCAGCGTCTTCTACATCACAGCTCTAACCACGTTTATCTACCTCCTGATCGCCGTGTTCCTGCTCAGAGATACTAAGCCTGCTACAGTGAAACAGAAACTGAACCTGAAGGATATAAAATACATTCTGAGCGACAGGGTGTTTTTATTCTTCTGTATCCTCTGGGCGCTCATGCTGGTCCCGTACCAGCAGATGTATACGCTGCTCTCGGTGTACTCGTCGTCCTACGTAGGCTTAAACGAGTTCTGGGTTGGCGTGATTTTCGCGGAGAGCGGCATTATTGTGGTCCTCACCCAGTTTGCAGTCTCGGCGCAGGTGAAAAAATTCAGGATGACGACTGCACTTGTGGTCTGTTGCCTGATCTTTGCCGCCGGCTTCGGAATGCTGGCCACTTCTACGATTGTCGTCCTGCCCTTCATAGCAGTCGCCGTCCTGACAATCGCGGAGATGATATGGTCTCCCGCTGCAGCTACGCTACAGGCCAACCTGGCACCGGAAGACCGGAGAGGCGGATACTTTGGCTTCAGCAGCCTGTTCACCCAGGTCGGTTACGCTATAGGCCCGCTCTTCGGCGGCGTCCTGAAAGATTCGATGAACAACAATGTGCCCTCCATGTGGCTTGTCGTTGGTGCCCTCTTTGTCGTCTGCAGTTTCGGCTTCCTGCTACTCGCCCGCATAGTGCCGGCTAAAGCGAACGGTACCCCCGTAAAGTTCTGGAAGAAGAAAACTGAGGCAGTTATAAAGGTATCGGACAAATAA
- a CDS encoding P-II family nitrogen regulator — protein sequence MKMIQAIIRPEKLDNVKKALDDRGFIAMTIIDVKGRGEQKGISLEYRGKKIDVDSIPKVKIEMVVEDKDVDTIISIIREAGRTGKYGDGKIFVLPIDMVARVRTDEVWR from the coding sequence ATGAAGATGATTCAAGCCATAATCCGGCCCGAGAAGCTGGACAACGTGAAAAAAGCCCTGGATGACCGGGGCTTTATCGCGATGACCATCATCGACGTAAAAGGCAGGGGAGAGCAAAAGGGGATCTCCCTGGAGTACAGAGGAAAGAAAATAGATGTGGATTCCATCCCTAAAGTCAAGATCGAGATGGTTGTAGAAGACAAGGATGTCGATACTATTATATCGATCATCAGGGAAGCGGGCCGCACCGGCAAATACGGAGACGGCAAAATCTTCGTCCTGCCCATCGATATGGTGGCCAGGGTAAGGACCGACGAAGTCTGGAGATAG
- a CDS encoding rhodanese-like domain-containing protein, which translates to MQELQVRRMSIEELKKRMKLEKPFILADARDIDSYDSSHIPGAIPIPVDEVDQLAEGYDRDMDIITYCSSYECTASTAAAKAFLKKGFRNVWDYKGGLQEWQEQGNPLESNK; encoded by the coding sequence ATGCAGGAACTTCAGGTCAGGCGGATGTCCATCGAAGAGCTTAAAAAGCGAATGAAACTCGAAAAGCCTTTCATCCTCGCAGATGCCAGAGACATCGACTCGTATGATTCATCGCATATTCCGGGAGCTATCCCTATCCCCGTAGATGAGGTTGATCAACTGGCAGAAGGCTATGACCGGGATATGGATATTATCACGTACTGCAGCAGCTATGAGTGCACTGCGAGTACTGCCGCAGCTAAAGCGTTTCTTAAAAAAGGGTTCAGGAATGTGTGGGACTATAAAGGTGGTTTACAGGAGTGGCAGGAGCAGGGTAATCCACTGGAGAGTAATAAATAG
- a CDS encoding SPL family radical SAM protein produces MKYEEINCKTALSKSSLPELDYSLNPYRGCEHACSYCYAPSTLHYSGKDSWGSFVQAKVNMPAILEKEARKFKPGTVGLSTVTDPYQPLEKKLRLTRSCLEVLLAKSFPVCIQTKSALVLRDLDLISEFRKKEVGFTITTLDDRISRIIEPGASVASERLEAMKKLSESGIATWAFIGPIIPGILTEDNVLELIREIKAAGSSRILIDPLRLKPGLDVAMDKPLKQLSELTGRACVIRPSEALWYEKLKGKIFGLCAGEKIDCEQGL; encoded by the coding sequence ATGAAGTATGAAGAGATCAACTGTAAGACCGCTTTAAGTAAGTCCTCGCTGCCCGAGCTGGACTATTCCCTTAACCCGTACAGGGGCTGTGAGCACGCCTGTAGCTATTGCTATGCGCCATCCACGCTACACTATAGTGGTAAAGATTCCTGGGGCTCTTTCGTGCAGGCAAAGGTCAACATGCCAGCCATCCTCGAGAAAGAGGCAAGGAAGTTCAAGCCGGGCACCGTCGGCCTGAGCACCGTCACAGATCCTTACCAGCCGCTGGAAAAAAAGCTGCGGCTGACCCGGAGTTGCCTGGAAGTGCTGCTGGCCAAGAGTTTTCCTGTCTGCATACAGACGAAATCTGCGCTGGTGCTCAGAGATCTCGATCTGATATCCGAGTTCCGTAAGAAAGAAGTAGGCTTTACTATCACTACGCTTGACGACAGAATATCCCGTATAATAGAGCCCGGGGCCAGTGTAGCGAGCGAACGGCTCGAGGCAATGAAAAAACTCTCTGAAAGCGGCATAGCCACGTGGGCATTCATCGGGCCGATTATTCCCGGCATACTCACCGAAGATAACGTCCTTGAGCTTATCAGAGAGATCAAGGCCGCGGGTAGCTCGCGGATACTCATCGACCCGCTCCGCCTGAAGCCAGGCTTAGATGTTGCTATGGATAAGCCCCTGAAGCAATTATCCGAACTGACAGGCCGCGCCTGTGTAATAAGGCCGTCAGAAGCCCTCTGGTATGAAAAACTGAAGGGAAAAATATTCGGGCTCTGCGCAGGCGAGAAAATCGACTGCGAACAGGGCCTCTAA
- a CDS encoding DEAD/DEAH box helicase, with the protein MSSFENLKLSEPVMKALASMGFEESTHIQDSTIPLALKGKDVIGQAPTGTGKTAAFGIPMIEICDNSPSIQAIVITPTRELAIQVSEELNKIGQFKGIRALPIYGGQEYKWQMKGLKEKPQIIVATPGRLMDHLTKQKSIKGNDVKMLVLDEADEMLDMGFIDDIYAVMEKLPAERQTLLFSATMSPEIKKIAVELMKKPHIVGQESKKVKSPAISQHYVEVHESGKFEALCRILDTQCPDLAIVFVRTKVRVDELQEGLTRRGYAAVGLHGDMDQQRRNSIMKQFKNGKTQVLVATDVAARGLDISDVSHVFNFDIPRDPESYVHRIGRTGRAGKSGISITFVTFREIKLLKLIEQVSARRMERMEVPTLEEAIEEQQRKVIDSLREAAYGEDALRYRHLAEKLLNDNDSVTLVSAALTMLIKEPDKTPVVLTEPKQGGKKKGGFRRPRK; encoded by the coding sequence ATGAGTTCATTTGAAAACTTAAAGCTGAGCGAGCCGGTCATGAAGGCTCTGGCCAGCATGGGCTTCGAGGAGTCCACCCACATTCAGGATAGCACCATTCCCCTTGCGCTGAAAGGCAAGGACGTCATAGGGCAGGCACCCACAGGCACCGGAAAGACCGCCGCGTTCGGCATCCCGATGATCGAGATATGCGACAACAGTCCCAGCATTCAGGCGATCGTCATCACGCCCACCAGAGAACTCGCCATACAGGTATCGGAAGAGCTGAACAAGATCGGCCAGTTCAAAGGTATCCGGGCGCTGCCCATCTACGGCGGCCAGGAATACAAGTGGCAGATGAAAGGCCTGAAAGAAAAGCCTCAGATTATCGTGGCCACCCCGGGACGGCTAATGGATCACCTGACCAAGCAGAAGAGCATTAAGGGTAACGACGTCAAGATGCTGGTCCTGGACGAGGCAGACGAGATGCTGGACATGGGCTTTATCGATGACATCTACGCGGTCATGGAGAAACTGCCGGCCGAACGCCAGACGCTGCTCTTCTCTGCAACCATGTCGCCCGAGATCAAGAAGATCGCTGTCGAGCTGATGAAGAAACCGCACATCGTAGGACAGGAATCGAAGAAGGTGAAATCCCCGGCCATCTCCCAGCATTATGTAGAAGTGCATGAGAGCGGTAAATTCGAAGCCCTGTGCAGGATCCTCGATACTCAATGCCCCGACCTTGCCATCGTGTTCGTCAGGACCAAGGTCAGAGTAGACGAGCTCCAGGAAGGCCTGACCAGGCGAGGATATGCGGCTGTCGGGCTGCATGGCGACATGGACCAGCAGAGACGCAACAGCATCATGAAGCAGTTCAAGAATGGCAAGACACAGGTGCTCGTGGCTACTGACGTGGCAGCCAGGGGTCTGGACATCAGCGACGTCAGCCACGTGTTCAACTTCGACATTCCACGGGACCCGGAAAGCTATGTCCACCGCATCGGCAGGACCGGCAGGGCAGGAAAGAGCGGTATATCGATCACCTTCGTGACGTTCAGGGAGATCAAGCTGCTTAAGCTTATCGAGCAGGTTTCCGCCAGAAGGATGGAGCGGATGGAAGTGCCCACACTGGAAGAGGCAATCGAAGAACAACAGCGGAAGGTTATCGACAGCCTGAGAGAGGCCGCATACGGGGAGGATGCACTAAGGTACCGTCACCTCGCCGAAAAACTGCTGAATGATAACGACTCCGTCACACTAGTCTCTGCTGCGCTTACGATGCTCATCAAAGAGCCGGACAAGACGCCCGTCGTCCTGACCGAACCAAAGCAGGGCGGCAAGAAGAAAGGCGGGTTCAGAAGGCCGAGGAAGTAA
- a CDS encoding ammonium transporter produces MVLDTGDTAWLLISIALVMLMTPGVGFFYGGLVRRKNIVNMITLSLVAFALVSLQWVLFGYSLAFAPDLNGMGIIGGLDHIGLKGIGMEPGSETATYPALAFMIFQLVFAAVTLAIITSVFAERVKLSSFIIFGLLWTTLVYDPLAHWVWGGGWLAQLGALDFAGGTVVHISAGFSALAIALVIRKRIGFGKDLMEPSNIPLALLGASLLWFGWFGFNGGSALTANGLAASAFVVTNTAAAAAALTWMVLSWIKGRPASLGFASGAVAGLVAITPAAGFVDIFGAIAIGIVASIICYAAMLFRIKKGLDESCDCWSVHGMGGLWGALATGIFATAAIQPDYTGLLYGNIQQFVSQIIASGASIAYAFVVTFVLVYILDKTIGMTVKEEEEYVGLDLSQHGERAFN; encoded by the coding sequence ATGGTACTTGATACAGGAGATACAGCATGGCTGCTCATCTCGATCGCGCTGGTCATGCTGATGACACCGGGAGTAGGCTTCTTCTACGGCGGCCTGGTAAGGAGGAAGAACATAGTTAACATGATTACCCTGTCGCTGGTCGCTTTTGCGCTGGTAAGCCTCCAGTGGGTGCTCTTCGGCTACAGCCTGGCTTTTGCACCCGACCTCAACGGCATGGGGATCATCGGCGGCCTGGACCACATCGGGCTTAAAGGTATCGGCATGGAGCCCGGATCGGAGACTGCGACATACCCTGCACTGGCATTCATGATCTTCCAGCTGGTGTTCGCTGCAGTCACCCTTGCGATCATAACGTCGGTATTTGCGGAGAGAGTTAAACTCAGCTCGTTCATCATCTTCGGGCTGCTATGGACCACGCTGGTCTATGACCCGCTCGCTCACTGGGTATGGGGCGGCGGCTGGCTGGCTCAGCTTGGAGCGCTCGACTTCGCGGGCGGCACTGTCGTCCACATCAGCGCAGGTTTCTCGGCCCTGGCTATTGCCCTGGTGATACGCAAGCGCATCGGGTTCGGCAAAGATCTGATGGAGCCCAGTAACATACCATTGGCTTTGCTCGGAGCATCGCTGCTCTGGTTCGGCTGGTTCGGGTTCAACGGGGGCAGCGCCCTGACGGCGAACGGACTCGCCGCAAGTGCTTTCGTGGTGACAAACACGGCCGCAGCGGCAGCAGCCCTGACCTGGATGGTACTTAGCTGGATTAAGGGCAGGCCCGCCTCGCTCGGATTCGCAAGCGGTGCTGTCGCTGGTCTCGTAGCGATCACTCCCGCTGCAGGCTTCGTCGACATCTTCGGCGCCATAGCCATCGGTATCGTTGCCTCGATCATCTGCTACGCAGCCATGCTCTTCAGGATCAAGAAAGGCCTCGACGAGAGTTGCGACTGCTGGTCGGTACACGGCATGGGAGGCCTGTGGGGTGCACTTGCAACAGGTATCTTTGCCACGGCTGCGATCCAGCCGGACTACACCGGCCTGCTCTACGGCAACATCCAGCAGTTCGTCAGCCAGATCATCGCCAGTGGCGCATCGATCGCCTACGCGTTCGTCGTGACCTTCGTCCTGGTATACATCCTGGATAAGACGATCGGCATGACGGTAAAGGAAGAGGAAGAATACGTCGGCCTGGACCTTTCGCAGCACGGGGAGCGGGCTTTCAACTAA
- a CDS encoding DUF2769 domain-containing protein, translated as MMFVENSQENKNICMQYCGSCPSFQKEGGKLLFCSRGNSSGNIVRKGCKCGMCPVAIQHQLDGGYYCIHGNLDTLID; from the coding sequence ATGATGTTCGTCGAAAACAGCCAGGAGAATAAAAACATCTGTATGCAGTACTGTGGCTCGTGCCCGAGTTTCCAGAAAGAGGGAGGTAAACTACTTTTTTGCTCCAGAGGGAATAGCTCTGGCAATATCGTCAGAAAAGGCTGCAAATGTGGCATGTGCCCTGTGGCCATCCAGCATCAGCTTGATGGCGGCTACTACTGTATCCACGGCAACCTGGATACGTTGATTGACTAA
- a CDS encoding FprA family A-type flavoprotein, whose translation MKAVEISNGVYWVGAIDWNLRDYHGYTLPGTTYNAYLIVGEKVALIDNTYPGHEKQMIERIKSVVDPKKIDYIIMNHVEKDHSGALPMLQKMLPNVPIYCTENAVKGFGKHYDTVGWNFKTVKSLESLSLGNGKTLVFLEAPMLHWPDSMFTYLAEEKVLFPNDAFGQHIAGCERFDDELGKEESLKHAKKFFANLIVPLAPRVIKKLDEVTNLKVEIKMIAPSHGVIWRSYVGDLLGSYVSWCKGESRNKVTIVYDTMHGSTDAMAKMLAEGIMAEGVEVKVHILKDGKHEGTHRSNVVTDVLDSKAILVGSPTLQNQMYPTVADFLCYLKGVEPGKLGKKKIGCAFGSHGGHGGTIKLINAELKAAGIEVINDGYEVYYKPDDAEQKQCYEMGKEIARRVKAM comes from the coding sequence ATGAAAGCAGTAGAAATTTCCAACGGCGTATACTGGGTCGGAGCGATCGACTGGAACTTAAGGGACTACCACGGCTACACGCTGCCGGGCACCACTTACAACGCCTACCTGATCGTAGGAGAGAAAGTGGCACTGATCGACAACACCTACCCGGGCCACGAGAAGCAGATGATCGAGAGGATCAAGTCCGTCGTCGACCCGAAGAAGATCGACTACATTATCATGAACCATGTGGAGAAGGACCACTCGGGAGCACTTCCGATGCTGCAGAAGATGCTCCCGAACGTACCCATCTACTGCACCGAGAACGCAGTCAAAGGCTTCGGCAAGCACTATGACACCGTCGGCTGGAACTTCAAGACTGTCAAGAGCCTTGAATCGCTCAGCCTGGGCAATGGTAAAACTCTGGTCTTCCTGGAAGCCCCCATGCTCCACTGGCCGGACAGCATGTTCACTTATCTCGCTGAAGAAAAGGTCCTTTTCCCGAACGACGCCTTCGGCCAGCACATCGCCGGCTGCGAGAGGTTCGACGACGAGCTTGGCAAGGAAGAATCACTCAAGCATGCGAAAAAGTTCTTCGCCAACCTGATCGTGCCCCTGGCACCGAGAGTGATCAAGAAGCTCGATGAGGTCACTAACCTCAAGGTTGAGATCAAGATGATCGCCCCCAGCCATGGCGTCATCTGGAGATCCTACGTCGGAGACCTGCTCGGCTCTTACGTCAGCTGGTGCAAGGGAGAATCCAGGAACAAGGTAACCATCGTCTATGACACCATGCACGGATCGACAGATGCCATGGCGAAGATGCTCGCCGAGGGCATTATGGCAGAGGGCGTGGAAGTCAAGGTCCACATCCTCAAGGATGGCAAGCACGAAGGCACCCACAGGAGCAACGTAGTCACTGACGTCCTCGACTCCAAGGCCATCCTGGTCGGATCGCCCACCCTGCAGAACCAGATGTATCCGACTGTAGCTGATTTCCTCTGCTACTTAAAGGGCGTGGAGCCCGGTAAGCTGGGCAAGAAGAAAATCGGCTGCGCCTTCGGCTCCCACGGCGGCCACGGCGGCACCATAAAGCTGATTAATGCCGAGCTCAAAGCCGCGGGCATCGAAGTGATCAACGACGGATACGAGGTCTACTACAAGCCCGACGACGCAGAGCAGAAGCAATGCTACGAGATGGGCAAGGAGATCGCACGCCGCGTCAAAGCGATGTGA
- a CDS encoding Em GEA1 (EM1) translates to MARREERGEMTVREAGRKGGETTKKTHGHDFYVQIGHKGGQKVRDLINRGKQQD, encoded by the coding sequence ATGGCTAGAAGAGAAGAACGTGGAGAAATGACTGTCAGAGAGGCCGGACGGAAGGGTGGAGAGACCACGAAGAAGACCCACGGCCATGACTTCTATGTCCAGATTGGCCACAAGGGAGGACAGAAGGTCAGGGACCTCATCAACAGAGGCAAACAGCAAGACTAA
- a CDS encoding DUF2298 domain-containing protein, protein MRREYWLGLTLAGLGMMLPLGWLTFVLLLVIPGLAILLLLKDRMTLSELIGVSGTLSILVFPLVILFISPVSVRLAGILLGLIVIAAGFYGFWKRKTITVDTSDWQVQVIAALIFLIVLFIMLKTFVITDKGLEIATTHASDLNWHLSIAQRFIEAPQLPPQDPYLPGYEIVYNWFMQVVFGELTLLTGLSLFEVFKVLITFVSALIFIDAYLLARTIFDEDLKASLLAGIIYVVSSGLSWLYLAYLALSDRSIDMFRILIFEWTGIMGLKYDSPSLYMLLPQTQTFGLLAMIFGLYIYLQAVSKKSLAISIVAGVALASLVMFHVITAFPVFMALGLYFLYLLFKERKQILGNRDLSIIPVAAIPLIMAAIATIYEIMLMSSNAGSQISLGHHPDVYVTLLVTLGPLLPFAIWGMYRAKNNQYAVLLMIFAVLNFVFLNIFEMTMTHNTYRFLVYLALPVSLFAGLALSKWLFSASKLKIITAALIILALVPSTVCIIMFYNDSSYVHAPPGDVKAAQWIKANTPRDAVIYEEPTHFVRVPVMTGRNDAYAGEIYTLQYHNVNKQREMEAILHMTDKDALYNTMLSEGVDYVFVGSKESGYSFAETLKSNPGFTVVYDEEGVKIYQVNRP, encoded by the coding sequence ATGAGAAGAGAGTACTGGCTCGGGCTTACCCTCGCAGGCCTCGGGATGATGCTTCCGCTGGGCTGGCTTACTTTCGTACTGCTGCTAGTCATTCCTGGGCTGGCGATCCTGCTCCTGCTGAAAGATCGGATGACTCTGTCCGAATTGATAGGTGTTTCGGGCACCCTGTCCATACTGGTTTTTCCCCTTGTAATACTGTTCATATCGCCAGTATCAGTCCGGCTTGCAGGCATACTGCTCGGATTGATTGTCATCGCTGCAGGATTCTACGGCTTCTGGAAACGGAAAACGATCACCGTGGACACTTCCGACTGGCAGGTGCAGGTCATCGCAGCCCTCATCTTCCTTATCGTGCTGTTCATCATGCTGAAGACCTTCGTGATTACTGACAAGGGGCTGGAGATCGCTACCACACATGCCTCAGACCTGAACTGGCACCTGTCGATCGCCCAGCGCTTTATCGAGGCCCCTCAGCTGCCTCCGCAGGACCCTTATCTGCCAGGTTATGAGATCGTCTACAACTGGTTTATGCAGGTCGTATTCGGAGAGCTGACCCTGTTGACCGGACTAAGCCTGTTCGAGGTCTTCAAAGTACTGATTACCTTTGTATCTGCCCTCATCTTTATCGACGCTTACCTGCTGGCCCGCACCATATTTGACGAAGACTTGAAAGCCTCATTGCTGGCGGGGATCATATATGTAGTAAGTTCAGGACTTTCATGGCTGTATCTTGCCTATCTTGCACTGAGTGACCGATCTATAGATATGTTCCGGATCCTCATCTTCGAGTGGACCGGTATCATGGGGCTGAAGTACGATTCGCCATCGCTTTACATGCTGCTGCCCCAGACCCAGACGTTCGGCCTGCTGGCCATGATTTTTGGACTTTACATTTACCTTCAGGCAGTGAGTAAAAAATCGCTCGCCATCTCGATCGTAGCGGGAGTTGCCCTTGCGTCGCTGGTCATGTTCCACGTGATCACCGCATTCCCGGTATTCATGGCGCTCGGCCTGTACTTCCTGTACTTACTATTCAAAGAGCGTAAACAGATCCTCGGGAACAGAGACCTCAGCATTATCCCTGTAGCTGCGATCCCCTTAATCATGGCTGCCATAGCCACAATTTATGAGATCATGCTGATGTCCTCGAACGCGGGCTCGCAGATCAGCCTCGGCCACCACCCCGACGTATATGTGACCCTGCTCGTGACTCTCGGGCCGCTGTTACCGTTCGCCATCTGGGGTATGTACAGGGCTAAAAATAACCAGTATGCCGTGCTCCTGATGATCTTCGCGGTGCTGAACTTCGTCTTCCTCAACATCTTCGAGATGACGATGACTCACAATACCTACCGGTTCCTCGTCTACCTGGCGCTGCCGGTATCGCTCTTCGCCGGCCTGGCTCTGTCGAAGTGGCTGTTCTCTGCCTCGAAGCTTAAGATCATTACCGCAGCCCTCATCATTCTCGCTCTGGTCCCTTCGACGGTATGCATAATCATGTTCTACAACGACTCGTCCTATGTACACGCCCCTCCGGGAGACGTTAAAGCGGCACAGTGGATTAAGGCCAACACTCCAAGAGATGCGGTCATATACGAGGAGCCGACACACTTCGTCAGGGTTCCGGTCATGACCGGCAGAAACGATGCGTACGCCGGAGAGATATACACGCTACAGTATCATAACGTGAACAAGCAGAGGGAGATGGAAGCCATCCTCCATATGACCGATAAGGACGCGCTGTACAATACTATGCTCTCCGAGGGCGTAGACTACGTGTTCGTCGGGTCGAAAGAAAGCGGCTACTCGTTTGCAGAGACACTGAAAAGCAATCCGGGCTTTACAGTGGTGTATGACGAGGAAGGCGTAAAAATATATCAGGTAAACCGACCATAG